The genomic interval CCGACATCCAGCAGGTGACGGGCGCGCTGCGCGAGGTGCTGGGTGGAGAGCGCGGCGCCGGTTCGCTCCAGCGCATCGTCGAGAACCTGGTCCGGCTGTCGGACTCCGTGGACGCCACGGTGCGCCGCAACGCGGACCGGCTGGACGTCATCCTGTCGAACTTCGAGGGTGTGTCCTCCGACGTGCGGACCATCACCCAGAGCAACCAGGCCGACGTCGGCCGCATCGTCGACAACATCGAGTTCATCACCCGCGACGTCCGTGAGGTGCTCGCCAGCGTCAAGAGCATCGTTGGAAGCGGGGAGGGCGACTTCAAGGAGAGCGTGGCCAGCCTGAAGCAGACGCTGACCAAGCTGGACAGCACGCTGGGCAACCTCGAGGAGATCACCCGCAAGGTGAAGGACGGCGAGGGCGCCGCGGGCGTGTTGTTGACCGATGAGAGCGTGGGCCGCGAGGTGCGCGAGACGGTGCAGGATGTGGCCCGCTTCGCCTCCAAGCTCACCGACCTGCAGGCGGAGGTGGGCATCCAGAGCTCGTACCTGGCCGCGCAGGGCCGCTCGAAGAACGTGTTCTCCGTCCGCCTCATCCCCAAGCCGGACAAGTACTACCTGCTGGAGCTGGTGGATGACCCGCGCGGCACCGTCAGCACGGAAGTCGTGCAGACCAACCCTCCGTCCGAGGGCGACCCCGTCATCCAGACCCGCAAGGTGACGAAGGAGAGCTTGAAGGTCAGCGCGCAGTTCGCCAAGCGCTGGTACTTCACGACCCTGCGCGTGGGCCTCATCGAGTCCACGGGTGGCGTGGGCGCGGACCTCCACCTGTTCGAGGACGCCCTCACGCTGAAGCTGGACGCCTTCAACTTCGCGGCGGACGAGCTGCGCTACCCCCGCCTGCGCGCCACGCTCCGGGCCCAGGCCTTCGACCACCTGTTCGTGGTCGCCGGCATGGACGATATGCTCAATGCCCAACAGCGCGACACGGTGACGCAGCGGCTCATCGCCGGCCGCGACTTCTTCGTGGGCGGTGGCCTGTACTTCACCGACGACGACCTGAAGGCCATCATCGCGGCCACGGGCGTTCCGGCCTTCTGAACCCACGCGTTGAGCGCCTGCGCGGCTTGACGCCGGGCGCAAAACCGCGTACCCGGCACGGGCACGGGGCTCCTGGTTGATCGCCGTGCTCCCTCGGCCTACCCAGGAAGCTCGCATGACCCTGCTCGTCGTTGGCTCAGTCGCCTTGGACTCGCTGGAGACTCCCTTCGGACAGAAGGAGGACGTCCTCGGCGGTTCTGCTACGTACTTCTCCACGTCCGCGTCGTTCTTTGTTCCCACGCGCGTGGTGGCGGTGGTGGGCGAGGACTTCCCCGAGGCTCACCTGAGCTTCCTCAAGGGGCGTGAAATCGACCTTGAGGGCCTCACCCGCGTGCCCGGCCGGACCTTCCGTTGGAAGGGCCGCTATGGCTACGAGCTGAACGAGGCGACGACGCTGGACACCCAGCTCAACGTCTTCCAGACCTTCTCTCCGGACCTGCCCGCGGGCTACCGCGACACGCCCTACGTCTTCCTGGGCAACATCCATCCGGAGCTCCAGTCGCGCGTGTTGGACCAGGTGCGCTCGCCCAAGCTGGTGGCCGCCGACACGATGAACTTCTGGATCAAGGGCAGCCGCGACGCACTGCTCAAGACGCTCGAGCGCGTCAACCTCCTCTTCGTCAACGATGCCGAGGCCCGCCAGCTCGCGGGTGAGCACAACGTGGTGAAGGCCGCCCGCGCCATCCTGCGCATGGGCCCCGAGCGCGTCGTCATCAAGCGCGGCGAGTACGGCGCGCTGCTCTTCGACAAGGAGCACGTCTTCGCCTGCCCGGCGTTCCCCCTGGCCGAGGTCTTCGACCCGACCGGCGCCGGAGACACCTTCGCCGGTGGCTTCATGGGCACGCTCGCCACCTCCGCGGTCGGCGTGGATTCCTCCCTGCTTCGCCGGGCCATGGTGATGGGCAGCGTCATGGCCTCGTTCACCGTGGAGAAGTTCAGCCTGGAGCGGCTGCGCGAGGTGACCCGTCCCGAGATTCACGCGCGGTTCGCGGAATTCCGGAAGCTGACCCACTTCGACGACCTGGGTCCGCTGGAGCGTTGATCCTTCGAAGGGGAGGGCGGGGTCCCGCCCTACCCACGAACTTGACGTTGGATTCAGGCAGTCCCTAGGCTCCCATGCTTTGGTGCTCGGGGAAGGAAGCAGGTTGAGCGATAACCGAAAGTCCGCGCGAGTCCCGACGCTGCTTCGCTGCTGGTGCGAGGCGGACAACGTCACGCTGTATGCTCGCATCGCGAATCTGAGCGAAGGGGGTCTCTTCCTTCGCACGAGCACGCCGCTGGCTCGAGGGGCGCGAGCGGTGCTCCGGTTGACGCCGGGAGATCATCCCGAGGTGCAGGCCGAGGCCACGGTGGTGTGGCTGCGGGATGGGGAGGACAAGAGCTACCCGCCGGGGATGGGGCTCCAGTTTGAATCACTGGATGCGGAAACCTTGGGGCGGCTCCGGCGGATTATCTCCCAGCAGCAGAAGAACCCCGTGAAGGCGGTCTGGGCCGGCTGAACGCCGGGCGGTACCGACCGAGGCATCCATGCGTATCGCCGTCATCTCCGACATCCACTCCAACATCGAGGCGCTCACCGAGGTGCTCCGGGTCACCGAGCACCAGAAGGTCGACCGCATCGTATCCCTGGGGGACATCGTCGGTTATGGGGCGTCGCCCAACCCGTGCTGTGAGCTGGTGCGCTCGGTGGCGGAGGTGACGCTCCTGGGCAACCACGACGCCGCGGTGGCGGGGCGGATGGACTATTCGTACTACTACGACGCTGCCCGGCACGCGCTGGACTGGTCCGCCAACGTCCTCACGGACGAGAACATGGCGTGGCTGCGCAGCCTCCCGTACACGTATCGCATCGGCGACGTGGGCTTCTGCCACGGCTCGCCCATCGACCCGAAGGCGTACGAGTACATCTTCGCGCTGGAGCAGGCGCGGGAGCTGACGCCCTACGTGGAGGAGCTGCCGGAGGTGACGTTCATCGGCCACAGCCACCTGTGCCGGGCGTTCGCCATTGGCAATGGCGAGGTGAACGACGTGGTGGCCCAGAAGTTCGGCATCCGCCGGGGCTACAAGTACATCATCTCCGTGGGCAGCGTCGGGCAGCCGCGCGACTACGACAACCGGGCGTGCTTCGTCATCTGCGACACGGACGCGCGCACGGTGGAGTATGTCCGGGTGGAGTACGACATCGAGACGGCGGCGCAGAAGATCTTCGACGCGGACCTGGCGCTCAACTTCGGCAAGCGCCTGTTCCTCGGGGTTTGACGCGCTGCTTTCGGAAAACTGGGCACGGCCGGGGGAAATGAAATAAACCGGGTCTGTGCGCCCCCAGGTCCTCCGAGTGTCCCTCCGGCCCTTCGCGGCCCTCTTGTCCGCCCTCGTGCTGGTGTTGTCGGCCTGCCGTCGTGAGCCGCCGCCCGCGTCCGCCGAGTACGAACAGGCCAGCCGCCAGTTCACCGAGCTGTACGCGCAGAAGCTCGACGAGGCCTATCTGGATCCCCAGATGGGCACCATCGAGGCGACGCTGCAGCGTGTGCCCCAGGACAGCGTGGATGCGCCCGCCTCGCGCGAGCTGCTCCAGCGCATCCATCAGAACCGCGCGCGCATGCAGGAGGCCGCCAACAGCCGGCAGAAGGCGGTGGCCAGTGCTCGCGAGCTTCCGCCAGGCGTGCCCTCCACCGCGCTGACGCCCCTGCCTCCGCCTGCCCCTCCCGCCGCCGAGGAGGTGGATGCGGGGACGCCCGACGCGGGCCCGGTGAGCGGTCCCCAGACGGGGACCCCGGCAAGCGAGCTGGTCGCCGGCTTCCGTGGCTGCTTCAAGCGGGGCCAGCCCATCAACCTGGAAGGACGGGGCATCCGGGAGGCGTGGGAGATGAGTGACAGCACGTCCTGCCGCCTGGAGTACCCGGGCCACGTGGGCGTGGTGCTCCTCACCGAAGAGGGCAAGGTTCTGACTTTGTTGCCCAAGAGCTCCGTGCGAACGGTGACTCAGACGCTGGATGCCGGGACGCAGCCCCCCACGGGGACTGGCGCCGGCCGTTAGTCAAAGACGCCCATGAACGACCAGACCTTCATGAAGTTGATGCGGTTGTTGCCCAAGTCCGCCGTCTCCACGGTGGTGGGAATGGCCACGCGAGTGCCCGTGCCCGCCCCCGTCCATCAGGCGGCCATGCGTGCGTTCGCCCGGTCCTACAACGTGGACATGGCGGAGGCCGAGCACCCCATCGAGCACTACCCGACGTTCGCCCAGTTCTTCACCCGGGGCCTCAAGCCGGGCCTGCGTCCCATCGACCCGGACGAGAAGTCCGTCGTGTCGCCCGTGGATGGCCGCGTGTCCCAGGTGGGCTACTCGGAGCACGGCCGGTGCCTCCAGGCCAAGGGCATCGAGTACACGGTGGATGAGCTGCTGGGCGACGCGGAGGCGGCGAAGCCGTTCCACGGTGGCGCCTGGACGACCATCTACCTCTCTCCGCGCGACTATCACCGCATCCACGCGCCGCTGGCGGGCACCATCACCGGCTACGCGTACATCCCCGGCGAGTTCTGGCCGGTGAACCCGGCGTCGGTGATGAACAAGCAGTCGCTGTTCTGCGTGAATGAGCGGCTGGTGACGTACCTCCAGACGGCGGCGGGGCAGTGCGCGGTGGTGAAGGTGGGCGCCACGTGTGTGTCGCGCATCAAGGCGTCCTACGACGACATCACCACGCACACGGGGCAGCCGGGCAAGGTGCACCGCTACCAGGAGGGCTACAAGGTGGAGAAGGGCGGCGAGCTGGGCCGCTTCGAGATGGGCTCCACCGTCATCCTCTTGTTCGAGGCCGGCCGCGTGAAGTGGGAGTCGAGCCTGCAGCCGGAGGCGCCGCTCCGGCTGGGGCAGCGCATCGGAGTGTTGCCGTGAGTCAGAAGATTGTCGCCGTCAAGGGCATGAACGACCTGTTGCCAGGGGAGATTGAAATCTGGCAGCACGTCGAGCGCCTGATGCGAGAGCTGTTCGGCCGGTTCGGCTACAGCGAGATTCGCACGCCCATCGTGGAGGACACGTCGCTCTTCGTGCGCAGCGTGGGCGAGGAGACGGACATCGTCGGCAAGGAGATGTACACCTTCGACGACAAGGCCGGCCGCAGCCTGTCTCTGCGCCCCGAGGGCACGGCTCCCGCGGCGCGCGCGTACATCGAGCACTCCATCCTGAACCAGGAGCCGCTGACGCGCTGGTACTACATGGGGCCGATGTTCCGGTACGAGCGGATGAAGACGGGCCGCTACCGGCAGTTCTATCAAATCGGCGCGGAGGCCTACGGCTCGAAGGAGGCCGCCCAGGACGTCGAGGTGATGGACATGGTGACCCAGTTCCTCCAGGCGCTGGGGCTCCAGGACATCACGCTCAACCTCAACTCGCTGGGGGACGAGGCCTGCCGGCCCGCCTACTACGAGAAGCTGGTGGAGTACCTCAAGGCCCACCGCGAGGAGCTGTGTGGGGACTGCCACCGGCGACTGGAGACGAACCCGCTGCGCGTGCTCGATTGCAAGAACGAGACGTGCCAGGCGGTGGCCGCCAGGGGCCCCAGCGTGCTCGAGTTCCTGTGCGAGCCGTGCCGCGCCCACTTCGACGATGTGCAGCGCAAGCTGACGGCGCTGGGCGTCCGGTTCGTCGTCAATCCGCGCATGGTTCGCGGCCTGGACTACTACACGCGCACCGTCTTCGAGTTCATCGCGTCCCACCCCGCGCTGGGCACCGCCAGCACCGTGGGCGGCGGTGGCCGCTATGACAAGCTGGTGAAGAGCCTGGGCGGGCCCGACGTGCCCGCCGTGGGCTTCGCGTGTGGCGTGGACCGGCTGGTGTTGCTGCTGAAAGAGAGCCAGCAGAAGTTCGCCGTCACCCCGGACCTGTTCATCGCGGTGGCGGACGCGGGCTCGAACGACGCGGCCTTCACCCTGGCGAGCCGCCTGCGGCGCGAGGGGCTGCGCGTGGACTTCGACACCCGGGGTGGCAGCCTCAAGAGCCAGATGAAGCGCTCCGACAAGAGCGGGGCGACCTTCACGCTCGTGCTCGGAGAGCAGGAGACCACCAGCGGCCAGGCGAAGCTCAAGCGCATGGCCGGCGGGGACCCGATTCCCGTGGCGCTCGACGACATCGCACGCACAGTGCGAGCCCACGCCGAGGCTCCTCAGGTCGGTCCTTCAGGGAATTGAAGGGTTCAAATACGAATCCCCAGGTATCCCAAGGATTCGTTGGAAACCCGAGGCTCCTTGTAAGTACTGGGAAATTCTAGAGGATTCCAAAGGGACTCAGTCGCTCCGCCCGGGTTGCTGCGGTAGACTCGGGCGGAAATGTCCAGTGAGTTCCAACCCACCGGTTCGCCTTCGGCCATGCGCTGGATTCCCGTACGGGGAGACAGCATGTGGCCGTCGCTGCGGTCGGGGGACCTGGCTGGAGTGGCGCCGCTGACGCGGGAGCCCCGGCCGGGTGAGGTGGTGCTGGCGCGTTTCGACGATGCGCTGGTGCTGCACCGGGTCCAGGCACTGCGCCAAGGCCATTGGTCACTGCGAGGTGACAATGCGCCGGGCGAGGACCCGCCGATTGCCCCTTCTCGAATTCTTGGAACGGTGCTGCGAGTGCGGCGGGGCGGCGTGGAGCTGGGCGAGGAGTGGGACCAGGGGCCGTCTCGGCTGGGGCGCGTCCGCGCGGTGGTGCGTGGCTGGGTGGCGCGGTGGTTGGGGCGGGGAGGGCGCTCATGAGCAGTGGCTTCGGGGCGGACTGTGTTCCCCGTCGCCGCGCTGGTGCGGAAGGGCAGCGCTTTGGCGCGGACTTCATCTTGCTGGACGCGGAGGGCCGCACGCTGCGGGGCCTCAATGCGACGGCGGTGCGAATCTGGGAGCTCAGTGACGGGACGCGCTCGGCGCGCTCGGTGGCCGAGGTCGTGGCCCGCGAGTTCTCCGTGGACGTGGCGCAGGCGCTCACGGACACGCTGCGATTTCTCTCGGAGTTGGCCCGGCTGGGCCTCATCGACGAGCTTCAGGAGGTACGGTGATGCGAGCGCGCATAGCGGGCTTGTCGGCGGCGCTGCTGCTGTCGGCTTGTACAGAGGGGACCCATCCGCCCAAGGGGAGCGATGACCCCGGGGTGGTCGCGCCCGTGGATCCGACGGATGTGCTGGGCGAGGGGACCGAAGTGGCCCGGCCGCCGTCCTCGGAGGAGGAGATCGCGGTCGAAGTGCCGACGCCGATGGGCCAGGCCGAAGTGGTGGGGCTTGCGTCGCGGGGGCTGTCGGACGTGTCCCAAGTGGACGTGGACCTGCGGGTGAGCGGCATCTCCGGCAAGCGCACCGTGGAGGTGGAGTTCGTGTCCCCGGAGGGACATCCCTACCAGCGGCGCTCCTCGGTCGTGGTGGCGAAACCCGACGCGACGCGGACGTTGCGCTTCTCGATGCCCGTGGCCGGGACGACGGTCGCCACATCCCTCATGAGCGGGAAGTGGAGCGTGCGCTTCTTCCTCGATGGGGCGCCGTTGACGACGGCCTCCTTCACCCTGGAGCCGTGACGTGAGGCCCGCTTCGATGACACCCGTGAATGCCCACCTCGCCGTGCTCCTCGCCGCCTTGGCCCTGCCGTCGGCGGTGATGGCTCAATCCATGACCCGAAGCGCTGTCTTCACCGCCCTCGCGGGTCCGGGTGAGAGTCAGGCCACGGTGACGATGGACGAGGTCTCCGAGTTGCGCGTCGAGGTCCGCAACAACACGTGGAGCAACTCGCCGAACTACAGGCCCATCAACGAAGTCATCTTCCAGCTCCCGAGTGGCTACACGCTGCTCGAGAGCCCGCCGCCCGCGGGCTGGGCGGCCGAGCAATTCACCACGCTGGGGCGCGTGAGGTACTACTTCATCCCCAGCATCCAGTGCGCGGGCGCGGCGGTGGGGCTGGCGATGAACGAGACGGAGACGTTCACGCTCCGGATGATTCCGTCGGTCGCGGGCACGAACGCCTCCAATCAGCAGTTCTCGGTGCTCGAAGCGAACGAGCAGTGCAGTTGGAATGGGAGCTTCGGCACGAACCGGACGAGCACCGCGGCGCGGTGGCTGCGCGTGGGACTGTCCACCCAGGTCGCCATCCAGCCTCGGGTCCTCCCGGTGGGCGATGACTTCACGGCGCGCCTGGTCATCGAGAACCGCACGTCGCAGACGAGCACCCAGGCCAACATCACCGCGGAGGGACCGTCCACGGGCTCTGGCGGTGTCTCATTCGAGATTGTCGACCTCGAGCCCGCGAACTTCCGGGTGAGCATTCCGCAGAGAGGGGCTGGCATCCTCGGGGCGCGGGCGACCGTGCAGTCCGCGGGGACCATGGTGGCCAGTGTCCGCGCCACCAATTCTGGAGGCTCGGTCACCTCGAGCGTGGTCGACACGCGCATGGTGAACGTGGGGGCCCTGGCCGCCGCGGCTGACCTGGACGTGGAGCAGGCCTTCACGGGAGAGAGCGTGAAGGTGCGGCTGAGCGTCACCAACACGGCCGCGACGGCGTCGTATCTCGACGTGGTGCCACGGGCTCCCGTTCTCGTGGGTTCAGCACAAGCCACGTTGACGCAGGGCCCGAATCCGGCGAGCAGCACCCGGTTGGCGCCTGGCACGTCCGCCCACTTTGTCTGGAGCTATACGCTGACGGGCGCGGAGTTCTCCGACTACGCCTTCGATGTGCGGGCGGACGCGACCCTGGATGGGGCGGCTGTCAGCACCCCGCTCGTGCGCACCGGGCGTGGCCGCATCGTGGCTCATCGCCTCAAGGTCAGCCCGTCCGTGCTCGACCCCAGCGTCACGAATCAGACGGTGACCTACACGGTCCAGAACCGGGGCAGCCAGCCCATCTATCAGGTCACGCTGCTGCGCCCGGCGACGAACTACTTCCGGTTCGCGGCCGGGAGTCCTTCCTCGTCGGGGGGCTGGTCGGTGTCCAGCAACGCCGCCAGCTTCACGTGGACGGTGGCCAACGGGCAGCCCATCGGGGTGAACCAGGAGCGCAGCTTCACGGTGATGTACTCGAGCCTCACGGCCGTCACCGCGCCCACCGCGTTCCGCCATCGCATGCACCTGCCGGATGTCTACGCGTCGCAGTCCGCGACGCGCATCGAGGCCCCCGTGACGCTCGCGGGGAGCGGGACGGCGCCGGAAGTCGAGAGGCTCACCGCGGTGGCTCGGGATGGGAGTGTGACGCTGGCGTGGGACAATCCCGCGTCGCACAACGGAGTGTTGGTGCTGCGTGCGGTGGGGAGCGCGCCCAGCACGCCGCCTGTCTCCGGACGGACCTATGCCGAGGGGGCGACCTTGGGCAACGCGACGGTGGTCCTCTCGGAGACGTTCTCCAGCACCTCGTCCTTCGTCGACACGGGCGTCACCAACGGCACGACGTACTACTACCGGGTGTTCAACGCGGACGACGCGGGCATCTATTCAGCGGGCAACCGGCCGACGTCCGCGGCGCTCAAGGCGACGCCTCGGGCTCGCGTGGGGGCCGAACCGCTTTGGTGCTACTCCGTGGGCGTGGACGCTCGCATCCAACCCATCACCGAGCTGGGCGTGGGCATCTTCAGCTCGTTCGACAACACCCTCGTCGCCAACCTCACCCAGGTCTCGAACCCCGCCGCCGATGGCGCCGAGCGGTGGCGTCCGCTGCAACTGGGCGCTCCCATCGGCAGCCGTTTCCCGGTGGTTCCTCTGCGCGGACTGCCTGGACAGTACATCCTCACCGCGGACCAGGACGGCGTGGCCTACGCCATCAGCGCCGCCACGGGGACGGTGCTGTGGCGCTGGACCAACAACGGGGCGCCCATCGGGACCATCCAGTCCTTCCCCGTCACCCAGCTCCATGACTACGCGAACGCCGCGTACCAGGCGGCGCGTCCCGGCCAGGACCTCGTCTTCTTCGCGACGCGGTTGACCAACCCGGCGCTCAACAGGGTGGTGGCGCTGAACGCGGGGACGGGGCTGCCTGTCTTCACCTACCAGCCGGGTGACCTGGGCATGGTCAATGGCGGCATGGTGGTCGACTACGCCAACAACCTGCTGTTCGTGGGCGGGAAGGTGAATGGCGGCTCGGCGGCCTCGTTGCGCGTGCTGAACACGCTCACCGGCGCCGAGGTGGCGCGCCTGTCACTCGGGGACCTGGAGCACAGCCTGGTCCGCAATGGAGTGACGGGGCATATCCTCGCGACCAACAGCGATGGCGTGGTCCATGCCGTCGACCCGGTCACCCGCCAGATTGTGTGGAGCCTGAACGTCGCGACGCGGCCCGCGCCAAGTACGCCTGCCTTCACCAGCTTCGTTCGTCCGCTGGGCGGAGGCTTCGTGGCCAGCCTGGCCAGTGGCCACGTGGAGTTCTGGGACTACGCGGCGCCCGGGGCGGCCGTGCCCACGCGCATGTGGTCCACGGCCGTCGCGAATCCCTCGGGCACCTTCACCCTCAACCGCAACGGCGTGGTCCGCATCTACGTCGGCGGTGGCGACGGCAAGGTCCATCAACTCGAGATGGTCGGTGGCGCGGACACGGCGCAGGTGACGCTGAACACGGGCCTGCGCATCGGCACGCCGACCATCGACACGACTTCCTCCCGGCTGCATGTGGGCTCCGAGGACGGCCTCATCTGCTCCTTCCCGGTACCGTTCCCATGACCCGATCTTCGTCGACACCTCCTTCTTCACGGTCACTCGCGGTGGATTCGCTTCGAGACGTGCGCCCGGATGTCGCTCCTCGCTATGAGGCGCCGGCCATCCTGTGGGAGCAGCCCTTCGTCGCGCTCGCGATGATGTCGCAGTGCAACATCCCGGGCGAATCGGAGTGCACGCCCTGAGTCCGTCGGGTGCCGGTCCCTCCGGTCCCCAGGGTCCGGGGCCGTCGGGCCCCTGGCTCACGATTGCGGGATGGACCGTGGGCCTCCACGTCCCGGACTCCCGCGTTCAGTCGCAGCTTCGCCGTTCGCTCGCGGGCTTCATCACGCCCCGGCCTCCACCGGGTGTCCGGGCCGCGGTGCTCGAAGTCCTCGCCCCCTCGGTGGCCCGCCCCGAGCCCGCGACTCGAGAGATTCCTCGTCCCTGGCGCGCGGAGGATGGCGCGCTCGTGCTGGAGGGGGAGGACTATTCGGCGCGGCTCGATGCGGACGGCCTGCATGGCGAAGTGGTGGGAACCGGCCGTTTCCCCGTGGAGGTGGTGCTGCGGGTCATGCTGGCCGCGGAGCTTCGCCAGCGGGACGGATTGCTGGTGCATGGCGTGGCGCTCATGCACGGAGAAGAGGCCGCGCTGTTCACGGGCCACTCCGGCGCGGGGAAGAGCACCCTGGGCGGGTTGTGGATGGACGCGGGGGAGTCACTGCTCTCGGATGAGTTGGTGGCCGTCTGGCCCAAGGCGCTGAGTGGCCAGGCTCCGCGTCGATGGAGAGTAGCCGGGACGCCTTGGAACGTGGGGTTCCCTCGTGAGGCGAACCTGCGCGCGGTGGGGACCCTGGGCTGGGATTCGAGCTCCCGTTGGGAGCGGCAAGGGGCGGGGGAGGTGGGACGGATGCTGGTGCAGAACGTCCTGCTGTGCGAAGCCTCGGGGGCGGGGCGCGCGGCGATGCTCTCCTCGGCGGGCAGGCTGTTGACGGAGGTGGAGCCGGCGCGATTGGTGTTTGCTCGGGATGCCTCGGCGGTGGTCGTGGTGCGCGAGGCCTTGGGAGCGGCGGCACATGGGTGAAGGACAGGAGGGACGGCCGACGCTGACGGTGGTGGCCGGGCCGACGGCGTCGGGAAAGACGGCGCTGGCCATCGAACTGGCGCGCCGAGTGGGTGGGGAGATCGTCAGCGCCGACTCGCAGCAGGTGTACCGCCACTTCGATATCGCCACCGCGAAGCCGTCCACGGAAGAACTGGCGGCGGTGCCTCACCACCTCGTGTCGGAGGTGGACCCGCAGGAGACCTTCTCAGCGGCCGAGTATCAACGCCGGGCGGACGCGGCCATCGCGGACA from Myxococcus stipitatus carries:
- a CDS encoding MlaD family protein, whose amino-acid sequence is MKKLVTPFRVGLLVIAAGAFFVAFVLFAREGGLSASDSTRVWAYFRDASGLAVRGRVQIAGIRVGEIDEISLEGTRARVILKIRKDVDLREDAVLTKRSESLLGDYLLDLNPGTESAPKLEEGGQIRRVIDTQGMEAIFESLSQITSDIQQVTGALREVLGGERGAGSLQRIVENLVRLSDSVDATVRRNADRLDVILSNFEGVSSDVRTITQSNQADVGRIVDNIEFITRDVREVLASVKSIVGSGEGDFKESVASLKQTLTKLDSTLGNLEEITRKVKDGEGAAGVLLTDESVGREVRETVQDVARFASKLTDLQAEVGIQSSYLAAQGRSKNVFSVRLIPKPDKYYLLELVDDPRGTVSTEVVQTNPPSEGDPVIQTRKVTKESLKVSAQFAKRWYFTTLRVGLIESTGGVGADLHLFEDALTLKLDAFNFAADELRYPRLRATLRAQAFDHLFVVAGMDDMLNAQQRDTVTQRLIAGRDFFVGGGLYFTDDDLKAIIAATGVPAF
- a CDS encoding PfkB family carbohydrate kinase, translated to MTLLVVGSVALDSLETPFGQKEDVLGGSATYFSTSASFFVPTRVVAVVGEDFPEAHLSFLKGREIDLEGLTRVPGRTFRWKGRYGYELNEATTLDTQLNVFQTFSPDLPAGYRDTPYVFLGNIHPELQSRVLDQVRSPKLVAADTMNFWIKGSRDALLKTLERVNLLFVNDAEARQLAGEHNVVKAARAILRMGPERVVIKRGEYGALLFDKEHVFACPAFPLAEVFDPTGAGDTFAGGFMGTLATSAVGVDSSLLRRAMVMGSVMASFTVEKFSLERLREVTRPEIHARFAEFRKLTHFDDLGPLER
- a CDS encoding TIGR02266 family protein, which translates into the protein MSDNRKSARVPTLLRCWCEADNVTLYARIANLSEGGLFLRTSTPLARGARAVLRLTPGDHPEVQAEATVVWLRDGEDKSYPPGMGLQFESLDAETLGRLRRIISQQQKNPVKAVWAG
- a CDS encoding metallophosphoesterase family protein; this encodes MRIAVISDIHSNIEALTEVLRVTEHQKVDRIVSLGDIVGYGASPNPCCELVRSVAEVTLLGNHDAAVAGRMDYSYYYDAARHALDWSANVLTDENMAWLRSLPYTYRIGDVGFCHGSPIDPKAYEYIFALEQARELTPYVEELPEVTFIGHSHLCRAFAIGNGEVNDVVAQKFGIRRGYKYIISVGSVGQPRDYDNRACFVICDTDARTVEYVRVEYDIETAAQKIFDADLALNFGKRLFLGV
- the asd gene encoding archaetidylserine decarboxylase (Phosphatidylserine decarboxylase is synthesized as a single chain precursor. Generation of the pyruvoyl active site from a Ser is coupled to cleavage of a Gly-Ser bond between the larger (beta) and smaller (alpha chains). It is an integral membrane protein.) — translated: MNDQTFMKLMRLLPKSAVSTVVGMATRVPVPAPVHQAAMRAFARSYNVDMAEAEHPIEHYPTFAQFFTRGLKPGLRPIDPDEKSVVSPVDGRVSQVGYSEHGRCLQAKGIEYTVDELLGDAEAAKPFHGGAWTTIYLSPRDYHRIHAPLAGTITGYAYIPGEFWPVNPASVMNKQSLFCVNERLVTYLQTAAGQCAVVKVGATCVSRIKASYDDITTHTGQPGKVHRYQEGYKVEKGGELGRFEMGSTVILLFEAGRVKWESSLQPEAPLRLGQRIGVLP
- the hisS gene encoding histidine--tRNA ligase, which translates into the protein MSQKIVAVKGMNDLLPGEIEIWQHVERLMRELFGRFGYSEIRTPIVEDTSLFVRSVGEETDIVGKEMYTFDDKAGRSLSLRPEGTAPAARAYIEHSILNQEPLTRWYYMGPMFRYERMKTGRYRQFYQIGAEAYGSKEAAQDVEVMDMVTQFLQALGLQDITLNLNSLGDEACRPAYYEKLVEYLKAHREELCGDCHRRLETNPLRVLDCKNETCQAVAARGPSVLEFLCEPCRAHFDDVQRKLTALGVRFVVNPRMVRGLDYYTRTVFEFIASHPALGTASTVGGGGRYDKLVKSLGGPDVPAVGFACGVDRLVLLLKESQQKFAVTPDLFIAVADAGSNDAAFTLASRLRREGLRVDFDTRGGSLKSQMKRSDKSGATFTLVLGEQETTSGQAKLKRMAGGDPIPVALDDIARTVRAHAEAPQVGPSGN
- a CDS encoding S24/S26 family peptidase yields the protein MRWIPVRGDSMWPSLRSGDLAGVAPLTREPRPGEVVLARFDDALVLHRVQALRQGHWSLRGDNAPGEDPPIAPSRILGTVLRVRRGGVELGEEWDQGPSRLGRVRAVVRGWVARWLGRGGRS
- a CDS encoding PqqD family protein, which encodes MSSGFGADCVPRRRAGAEGQRFGADFILLDAEGRTLRGLNATAVRIWELSDGTRSARSVAEVVAREFSVDVAQALTDTLRFLSELARLGLIDELQEVR
- a CDS encoding PQQ-binding-like beta-propeller repeat protein, with translation MRPASMTPVNAHLAVLLAALALPSAVMAQSMTRSAVFTALAGPGESQATVTMDEVSELRVEVRNNTWSNSPNYRPINEVIFQLPSGYTLLESPPPAGWAAEQFTTLGRVRYYFIPSIQCAGAAVGLAMNETETFTLRMIPSVAGTNASNQQFSVLEANEQCSWNGSFGTNRTSTAARWLRVGLSTQVAIQPRVLPVGDDFTARLVIENRTSQTSTQANITAEGPSTGSGGVSFEIVDLEPANFRVSIPQRGAGILGARATVQSAGTMVASVRATNSGGSVTSSVVDTRMVNVGALAAAADLDVEQAFTGESVKVRLSVTNTAATASYLDVVPRAPVLVGSAQATLTQGPNPASSTRLAPGTSAHFVWSYTLTGAEFSDYAFDVRADATLDGAAVSTPLVRTGRGRIVAHRLKVSPSVLDPSVTNQTVTYTVQNRGSQPIYQVTLLRPATNYFRFAAGSPSSSGGWSVSSNAASFTWTVANGQPIGVNQERSFTVMYSSLTAVTAPTAFRHRMHLPDVYASQSATRIEAPVTLAGSGTAPEVERLTAVARDGSVTLAWDNPASHNGVLVLRAVGSAPSTPPVSGRTYAEGATLGNATVVLSETFSSTSSFVDTGVTNGTTYYYRVFNADDAGIYSAGNRPTSAALKATPRARVGAEPLWCYSVGVDARIQPITELGVGIFSSFDNTLVANLTQVSNPAADGAERWRPLQLGAPIGSRFPVVPLRGLPGQYILTADQDGVAYAISAATGTVLWRWTNNGAPIGTIQSFPVTQLHDYANAAYQAARPGQDLVFFATRLTNPALNRVVALNAGTGLPVFTYQPGDLGMVNGGMVVDYANNLLFVGGKVNGGSAASLRVLNTLTGAEVARLSLGDLEHSLVRNGVTGHILATNSDGVVHAVDPVTRQIVWSLNVATRPAPSTPAFTSFVRPLGGGFVASLASGHVEFWDYAAPGAAVPTRMWSTAVANPSGTFTLNRNGVVRIYVGGGDGKVHQLEMVGGADTAQVTLNTGLRIGTPTIDTTSSRLHVGSEDGLICSFPVPFP